DNA from Marinagarivorans cellulosilyticus:
GAAAGTCGCCGCTATTAGCAGCGCCTTGCAAACCACGCACTGTCGCAGCACCGAGTGTTGCTACAATATTTGGGTCTTCAGAAAAACTTTCATAAGTACGACCCCAGCGATCGTCACGAGCAACCGCGACTGTCGGCGCGAAATTCCAATCGACCCCAGTCGCTGCAACCTCTAATGCAGTGGCTTGGGCAATATCCTCTACCAATTGCGTATTACGTGTGGCACCCAAAGCGATATTGTGTGGAAACAATGTCGCGCCTTTCAAATTGCCATGGCCGTGTACTGCATCTGTGCCCCACAGCAATGGTATTGCCTTTTTTCCGGCTTCGGGCTTCATCGCCGCCTGATACAGCATTTCAGCATAAGCGGCCCACTCGCTAGGTGGGGCGTCGGCATTTTTATTGGGTGGCTGCCCACCGCCATTTAATACCGAGCCAATGCGATACTCACTTATTTCCTCTGCACTAACATGCGCAAGGTCTGCTTGTATCATTTGTGCGACTTTTTGCTCTAACGACAGGGTTTGTAAAAGCGCATCAACACGAGCCTCTATGACAGGGTCTTTTTTAACACCCGGCACCACTGTGGGCCATTGCGCTAGCGAGCTAGCATTGGCTTTCACACGGTTTTCACTTAATGGCTGACAAGCCAAAAGGCTAGCGGATAAAAAAATTGCCGCGACGGCAGTTAATGGGGCTGAAGTTCTCATTGATGCTCCCTTATTATTTTGGCGTGCTTCGCCATAATGGTTATTGTTGTTTTATCGTTAGCGTAGACCGAATTTAAACCTTGCGCTTCTTGTGGTGGGTCGCCAACAAATTGGCCGTCGCCGGCGCGCCAACGGTAATCGGCATGCTGCGCTTCACCAAAGCCCCCCCAAGCCCAAATATTGCTACCGACCAAAGGGCCGCCCTCGGCGCAGCTTTGTTCTATTTTGCCGTAGACGAATGCATAAAAATCATCACGATATGTCGTTGGCGCTTGTGGCGAAAATTGGCCTTGATCGCGCTCCAAACCGAACTCTTCCAATACGGTGGGCACGCCTAACTTATCAGCAAATGCAATGTGTTGCTTTATGTAATTGCCCGCTGTTTTTTTAGCGCTCTCAAAGGTTTCCTCCGGCTTTGTGGCATCGTACCAGCCCCAATTTTTCATCCATAAATGGAACGTCATGTAATCGATGCCTGTCCCTTTATGCGCATCAAGCACGCATTGAGGGCTTTCTAAGCACCCCATTACACCTTCAGAACCCAAAGATACCAGTTGATTCGGGGCTAAAGACTTAATAAGGCTTGCCGTTTTTTTTATCCACTGGTAATAGTCGGGCAAATAAGCCGCGTCGTGACTCTTATGGCCTGGACGCGGCTCGTTTGCAAGCTGCCAAGCCATAATTGTTGGATCGTCACGGTACGCAACGCCA
Protein-coding regions in this window:
- a CDS encoding glycoside hydrolase 5 family protein encodes the protein MLKSYARQFLAVIFLLLVGCVQPPVSQPFKPTDNSAFVRVSGNQFTIEGKPYRYVGVNMWYGAYLGSSAADIGDRMRLVKELDFLSAMGVTNLRILGASEKSSLRDAVNPAINNRGEIEREDILLGLDFLLVEMRKRDMRAVIYLNNFWEWSGGMATYLSWVNNGEIVDPSDAKTPWPAFPIFTAQFYREPKATALFERYIHAITSRVNSLSGVAYRDDPTIMAWQLANEPRPGHKSHDAAYLPDYYQWIKKTASLIKSLAPNQLVSLGSEGVMGCLESPQCVLDAHKGTGIDYMTFHLWMKNWGWYDATKPEETFESAKKTAGNYIKQHIAFADKLGVPTVLEEFGLERDQGQFSPQAPTTYRDDFYAFVYGKIEQSCAEGGPLVGSNIWAWGGFGEAQHADYRWRAGDGQFVGDPPQEAQGLNSVYANDKTTITIMAKHAKIIREHQ